In Halobacterium noricense, the genomic stretch TCGCGACCGACGACATCGCCAGCGCAATCGAGCGCTTCCAGCGACTCTACCGGCTCCCCGAACCGGACCACGACTACGACGACACGTACGGCGACCTCGCGCGCTTCCCCGGACAAGATATCGTGCTCTGCGAGCCCACGAGCGGGCGGGTCCGGGAGCGACTCGACCGGCTCGGTCCCGGTCCCGTCTCCGTGCTCTTGAGCGCGGACATCGACGACGCGCGCCACCGCCACCCTCTCGACGGTGGTCGCGAGTGGTTCGGGCGGCGCGTGCGCTTCGTCGACGGGCTCGACGGCTACCTCGGCGTCGTCTCGATATAGCCGTCGCTGGCCGGTCTATTAACTGAAAAGTACGAAAGCGGAAGCCGGGTTAGAGGCCGTCCTCGAAGTCTTCGAGGGAGTACGTCGGTTCGGCACCGCGGCGGTCGAGCGTCTCGTTGGCGAGCAGCCAGTAGACGACCGACAGCGCGCGCCGCCCCTTGTTGTTCGTCGGGACGACGAGGTCGACGTTGCTCGTCTGGTTGTTGGAGTCGCACATCGCAATCACGGGGATGCCGACCGTGATGGCTTCCTTGACGGCCTGCGCGTCACCGATGGGGTCAGTGACGACGAGGACGTCCGGCTCGATGTAGCCGTCGTACTGCGGGTTCGTCAGCGTACCCGGGATGAACCGTCCCGTCCGGGCGCGTGCGCCGACCGCTTCCGCGAACTTCTCCGCGGGGAAGCGGCCGTACTGGCGCGACGACGTGACCAGAATCTGCTCCGGGTCGTAGTTCGCCAGGAAGTCGGCGGCCGTCCGGATGCGCTCGTCCGTCTTCGAGACGTCGAGCACGTAGAGGCCGTCCGTGCGGACGCGGTGGATGAACCGGTCCATGTCGTTGGTCTTCTGCTGGGTACCGATGTGGACACCAGCGCCGAGGTAGTCCTCGACGGGGATGAGCAGGTCGGCCTCCTCGTCGGACATGACGTCCTCCGTGACCGCCGCTCCCGGCTCCTCTTCGGTGGGCTGTTCGTCTGTCTGGGCGTCGCTCTCGGCGCCCTCGGCGGCAGGCTCGGCTGCCTGCTCCGCGGCGTCCTCGAGGTCGGCCTCTGTGTCGGATTCGTTCTCGCTCATGCTTCGTCCGCGATGCGGATGAGTTCGTTCAGCTTGGCAGTTCGCTCGCCGCCGACCGTCCCCGTCTTGATGAACGGGGCGTCGGTCGCCACGGCGAGGTGTGCGATGGTCGTGTCCTCGGTCTCGCCGCTGCGGTGGGAGACCACGGCCTCGTAGCCGTTCCGGGACGCCAGCTCGATGGCGTCGAACGCATCGGAGAGCGTCCCGATCTGGTTGGGCTTCACGAGGATGCTGTTGGCCGCGCCGACCTCGATGCCGTCGCGGAGTCGCTCGACGTTCGTCACGAAGAGGTCGTCCCCGCAGACGAGCGTGTCGTCGCCGACGCGCTCGGTCAGCGCCGAGAACGCCGCGAAGTCGTTCTCGTCGAGGGGGTCCTCGACGTACGCGAGGTCGTACTCCTCGACGAGGTCGACGACGTACTCGATTTGCTCCTCCGTGGAGCGAACCTCGTCGCCGTAGACGTACTCCTCGGACTCGTAGCGCTCGGCGGCCGCCATGTCGAGGCCGAACTGGACGTCGAAGCCGAACTCCTCGGCGACGTCGCTGGTGGCCTCGTCGACGATTTCGAAGGCGATGGCGTCGTCAATGGACGGTGCCCACGCACCCTCGTCGCCTTTCGCGGCGGCCTCGCCGCGCTCTTCGAGGAGTTCGCCCACGCGCTCGTGGACGGCGGCGTTCGCGAACACGGCCTGCCGGACGCTCGGCGCGCCGACGGGGGCCGCGAGGAACTCCTGAATCGCGGTCGCGTCGGCGGCGTGTTCGCCGCCGCCGACGACGTTCCCGAGCGGCACGGGGAAGTTCCGACCGCGGAAGGCGCCGCCGAGATGCTGGTACAGCTGCACACCGAGCACGTCCGCGGCGGCCTTCGCGGCCGCCATACTGACGGCGACCGCGCTGTTCGCCCCGACGTCGGAGAAGTCCTCCGTGCCGTCGGCGGCGTGCAGTGCGGCGTCGACGCCGCGCTGGTCGCCGGCGAACTCCCGTCCTTCGAGGCGCGGCGCGACGTGTTCGCGCGCTGCCGCAATCGCCTCCTCGACGGGGAGTTCGACGGCCTCGTGTTCGCCCGTGCTCGCGCCGGATGGCGCTGCCGCACGGCCGAACCCGCCGTCCGCGGTCACGACCTCGGCTTCCACGGTCTTGTTGCCGCGGGAGTCCAGAATCGGCCGGAATCGGACGGACTCGATGCGCGTCATCTCAGTTGTCCCTCCGGACAGTGAACGGGAGCGCGTCCGCGTCGTACTCCTCGGCCGCGATGAGAATGGGCTCGGTCTGGTCGGTATCGACCAGCACGGGCGCCCCGTACGACACCTGCAGCGCTCGCGCACCGATGATGCGGGCCTTCTCGTACCGATTGAAGTGTTGTGTGTCGCTCATTACTGGTAGGGCGAGACGACGTCCACGAGGTCCTGGTGGGAGACCATCATGCGTCGACAGCAGTGCCGGTCCACGCCGAGGTCGTCCAGCACGTCCGCTGGGTCCTCGTCGCCGTCGTGGGTCTCGGCGCGTGCCTTGAACTCTTCCCAGTACTCACCGACGACGTTACCGCACGTGAAACACCGGACTGGTACCATCATGATTTGGTCACCTCAGCGGTAGGACTTCTGGTAGCGGGCACGAGCGCCCGGACCGCCCCACTTCTTGGACTCGGACTGCCGGACGTCGTTGACCAGCAGACTGCGGTCGAACTCACGGTACGCGTCCCGGAGCTCCGCGTCGCTGTAATGCTCGACCAACCCGCGCGCGATGGCGGTGCGGACGGCGTCAGCCTGGCCCGCGAAGCCGCCACCCGAGACGTCGATGTCGACGTCGACGTCGTCTCGGAGGTCTTTGCCCGCGATGCGGAACGGCTCCAGCATCTTCAGGCGCGACATCTCCGGGTCGACGAGTTCGACGGGCGTGGAGTTGATTCGGACACGACCCTCGCCGTCGCTCACGGTCGCGCGAGCGACGGCCGTCTTCTTCTTACCGGACGTGTTGGTTACCATGTGACGTTAGCACCTAGTTCCTTGGAGACCTCGCCGACGGTGACGAAGCGAATCGTCGAGAGTCGGTCTAGCGACGTTCCCTCGATGACTTCGCTGTCCTCGTCGAACGGGTTACCGACGTACACGCGGACGTTCTCGAACGCCTCACGGCCGTCCTGCTGCTTGTACGGCAGCATGCCACGGATGGCGCGCTTGAAGACGCCGTCCGGGCGTTTCGGGTAGTACGGACCGCTGTCGGAGCCCAGCTCCGCGCGTTTGTTGTACGTCTCGAAGATGTCCTCCTTGGTGCCGGTGATGACTGCCTGCTCGGCGTTGACGACGGCGATCGTCTCGCCGTCGAGGGCGCGTTCGGCGACGTTGCTCGCCACGCGACCCATGATGCAGTCCCGCGCGTCGACGACCACGTCGGCGTCGAATTCTGCGAGACTCATCGAATCACCCGCACGTCGGACCCTTCGGGGTTCTGTTCGACTGCCTGTTCCAGATGGACGGCCTCGCCGTCGGCGTGCTCGATTTTCGTCTTCGCGCTGCCGGAGAAAT encodes the following:
- a CDS encoding DNA-directed RNA polymerase subunit K → MSDTQHFNRYEKARIIGARALQVSYGAPVLVDTDQTEPILIAAEEYDADALPFTVRRDN
- a CDS encoding 30S ribosomal protein S9, producing the protein MVTNTSGKKKTAVARATVSDGEGRVRINSTPVELVDPEMSRLKMLEPFRIAGKDLRDDVDVDIDVSGGGFAGQADAVRTAIARGLVEHYSDAELRDAYREFDRSLLVNDVRQSESKKWGGPGARARYQKSYR
- a CDS encoding DNA-directed RNA polymerase subunit N — its product is MMVPVRCFTCGNVVGEYWEEFKARAETHDGDEDPADVLDDLGVDRHCCRRMMVSHQDLVDVVSPYQ
- the rpsB gene encoding 30S ribosomal protein S2, whose amino-acid sequence is MSENESDTEADLEDAAEQAAEPAAEGAESDAQTDEQPTEEEPGAAVTEDVMSDEEADLLIPVEDYLGAGVHIGTQQKTNDMDRFIHRVRTDGLYVLDVSKTDERIRTAADFLANYDPEQILVTSSRQYGRFPAEKFAEAVGARARTGRFIPGTLTNPQYDGYIEPDVLVVTDPIGDAQAVKEAITVGIPVIAMCDSNNQTSNVDLVVPTNNKGRRALSVVYWLLANETLDRRGAEPTYSLEDFEDGL
- a CDS encoding 50S ribosomal protein L13 produces the protein MSLAEFDADVVVDARDCIMGRVASNVAERALDGETIAVVNAEQAVITGTKEDIFETYNKRAELGSDSGPYYPKRPDGVFKRAIRGMLPYKQQDGREAFENVRVYVGNPFDEDSEVIEGTSLDRLSTIRFVTVGEVSKELGANVTW
- the eno gene encoding phosphopyruvate hydratase, translated to MTRIESVRFRPILDSRGNKTVEAEVVTADGGFGRAAAPSGASTGEHEAVELPVEEAIAAAREHVAPRLEGREFAGDQRGVDAALHAADGTEDFSDVGANSAVAVSMAAAKAAADVLGVQLYQHLGGAFRGRNFPVPLGNVVGGGEHAADATAIQEFLAAPVGAPSVRQAVFANAAVHERVGELLEERGEAAAKGDEGAWAPSIDDAIAFEIVDEATSDVAEEFGFDVQFGLDMAAAERYESEEYVYGDEVRSTEEQIEYVVDLVEEYDLAYVEDPLDENDFAAFSALTERVGDDTLVCGDDLFVTNVERLRDGIEVGAANSILVKPNQIGTLSDAFDAIELASRNGYEAVVSHRSGETEDTTIAHLAVATDAPFIKTGTVGGERTAKLNELIRIADEA